The following nucleotide sequence is from Salinigranum halophilum.
GAAGCTCAACGAGAAGCTGCTCGGCATCACCGCCGAACGGGAGTTCCCCGAGTTCGCGACCCAGACCTTCCGCGAGTGGTGGCGCGAGCGCGGCGGCGCGCAGGTCTCCTCGGAGGAGAAGCGCATCGCGTACTTCCACGGCTGTTACTCGAACTACAACACGCCCGAGGTCGGCAAGGCCCTCGTGCGCGTGTTCGAGGAGTTCGGCTACGAGATCGCGGTCCCCCGCCAGCGCTGTTCGGGGACGCCGATGTTCGCGAACGGGATGTTGGACGACGCCGAGCGCGCGGCGAACGTCAACGTCCCCGAGTTCAAAGACCTCATCGACGAGGGGTACGACGTCATCGCCTCCTGTACCTCCTGTTCGATGTCGCTCAAACAGGAGTACCCCGAACTGTTCCAGATCTCGGGCATCGACGAGGTGTCGAACCACACCTACGAGGCGCTGGAGTACCTCCGTATCTACGAGGACGTCCAGGGGGCACTCGAGGGCAAGAGCGTCGACTATCCCGACCTCGCGTACCACGCGCCGTGTCACGCCCGCAACCAGGGACTCGACCGACAGGCGGTGGAGCTGTTCAGAGAGGTCGACGGCTTCGAGATCGAGGACGTCGGCTCCTCCTGTTCGGGCATCTCGGGTACCTACGGCTGGAAGGCCGAGAAGTACGAGAAGTCGATGAAAATCGGCGAGGACATGTTCGACCACATGCACCACGCCAAGGGTAGCGTCGGGATGACGGAGTGTCCCACCTGCTCGATGCAGATGGAACACGGGAGCGGCTACGAGATCCGCCACCCGCTCCAGTTGCTCGAAGAAGCGGTCGCCTGAACGACCTCGCCCTCCAACGGTTCTCGCTGTCGCCTCGCCACCCACCAGCTAGCTCGTCGGTACCGCCGAGACGCTGACCTCCCCGTCGGCGTCGACGGCGACCACGAACCCGTCCAGTGTCCACTCGACGCGCAGGTCGGCCGAACTGTTGGTGAACAGGTCGTCGATGGCTTCGAGGTCGACGACCTCCGAGAGCGGTTCCAGGTCGTCGAAGTCGACACCCTTCGCCACGGCGACCGCCCGCACCACGCGAACACTCGGCCGGTCGGTGCGCGTTTCGGTGATTGTCACATGTGCGCGATTGTCACGGGTGACCGTAAATCCGCGTCAGACCTCTGGCTGACGGACACGCCTCGTGTCGCGGCGGCAGCGCGGCTCAGTCGTCGGCCACCACGTCCTCGTCCGTCG
It contains:
- a CDS encoding anaerobic glycerol-3-phosphate dehydrogenase subunit C codes for the protein MSDAQSPTDFDFEPVDDFEPVDVFDDSMDLRPGADNCYKCTACDTSCPVAEVDDEFPGPKFQGPEQWRLKRKEDVEIDDSILSCSNCMRCDNACPSSVPLSQMHNEARGEYVENQMDHRSREYIRNRILANYRTLAELGSKVPRITNAVMGNSLVQKLNEKLLGITAEREFPEFATQTFREWWRERGGAQVSSEEKRIAYFHGCYSNYNTPEVGKALVRVFEEFGYEIAVPRQRCSGTPMFANGMLDDAERAANVNVPEFKDLIDEGYDVIASCTSCSMSLKQEYPELFQISGIDEVSNHTYEALEYLRIYEDVQGALEGKSVDYPDLAYHAPCHARNQGLDRQAVELFREVDGFEIEDVGSSCSGISGTYGWKAEKYEKSMKIGEDMFDHMHHAKGSVGMTECPTCSMQMEHGSGYEIRHPLQLLEEAVA
- a CDS encoding HalOD1 output domain-containing protein codes for the protein MTITETRTDRPSVRVVRAVAVAKGVDFDDLEPLSEVVDLEAIDDLFTNSSADLRVEWTLDGFVVAVDADGEVSVSAVPTS